In Pantoea cypripedii, the DNA window TTCTTCATCATCTGTGGAGTAGCACACCTATGGCACGCGTAACCGTTCAGGACGCAGTAGAGAAAATTGGTAACCGTTTTGACCTGGTGTTGGTCGCTGCACGTCGTGCACGTCAGATGCAGGTAGGCGGCAAAGATCCGCTGGTTCCGGAAGAGAACGATAAATCCACCGTTATCGCCCTGCGCGAAATCGAAGAAGGCCTGATCACTAACCAGATTCTGGATGTTCGTGATCGTCAGGAACAGCAAGAGCAGGAAGCCGCTGAGTTACAAGCCGTTACCGCTATCGCTGAAGGTCGTCGTTAACAGCACTCTGCAGGTCAACCTTGTATCTGTTTGAAAGCCTCAATCAACTGATTGAAAAATA includes these proteins:
- the rpoZ gene encoding DNA-directed RNA polymerase subunit omega; the protein is MARVTVQDAVEKIGNRFDLVLVAARRARQMQVGGKDPLVPEENDKSTVIALREIEEGLITNQILDVRDRQEQQEQEAAELQAVTAIAEGRR